The following coding sequences are from one Rutidosis leptorrhynchoides isolate AG116_Rl617_1_P2 chromosome 11, CSIRO_AGI_Rlap_v1, whole genome shotgun sequence window:
- the LOC139877214 gene encoding uncharacterized protein: MEIKNFENSQDLCAKEGDFELDNRTTYTCSFCKRGFSNAQALGGHMNVHRKERANLLQESIQETLISQSSMDYGESQSFNDENISDGVSRLRPWRSTEENNCPESPIKEDHHGVNFKKPSLQLSLRIESSSTSDQPSLISNTKLSSLSSSAAAAEVDLELRLGMDSQATSRDYMSS, from the coding sequence ATGGAAATAAAAAACTTTGAAAACTCTCAAGATTTATGTGCCAAGGAAGGAGATTTTGAACTAGACAATAGGACTACTTATACATGCAGTTTCTGCAAACGAGGCTTCTCGAATGCACAAGCACTAGGTGGTCACATGAACGTTCACAGAAAAGAGAGGGCTAACTTATTACAAGAATCCATCCAAGAAACCTTGATTTCACAAAGCTCTATGGATTACGGTGAATCGCAGTCTTTCAACGATGAGAATATAAGTGATGGTGTATCAAGATTAAGGCCATGGAGATCTACAGAAGAGAATAATTGCCCCGAAAGCCCTATAAAGGAGGATCATCATGGCGTTAATTTCAAAAAGCCATCGTTGCAACTTTCTTTGCGCATTGAATCCTCGTCTACAAGTGATCAACCTAGCCTCATATCAAATACTAAACTTTCCTCATTATCGTcatcagcagcagcagcagaagTGGACCTTGAGCTTCGATTAGGAATGGATTCTCAAGCAACATCAAGAGACTATATGTCTTCATGA